The DNA window GATCTCCTGAAATTCACCGGCGACCGCCATGGCTCCCTGCATATCTTGCTGGCCGATGAGATAGGGAATCTCGCCGCTCAGGCAGCCTGAAAGGGCGATGATGCCATCATGATGTGACTTCAACAGTTCCTTATCGATTCGAGGCTTATAATAGAATCCTTCAAGATATCCTTTACTGACGAGCTTAATGAGGTTCTGATAACCGGTCAGATTTCTCGCGAGGAGAATCAGATGATAGTAATCATTATGCGCGAGGCCGCTGTCTTTCTTGGCATGTCGACTGCCAAGCGCCATGTAGGCTTCGCAGCCGATGATCGGCTTGACGCCCACCTCTTTGGCTTTGCGATAAAACTCGATCGCGCCGAACATGTTGCCATGGTCCGTCATCGCCACAGCCGGCTGATTGAACGACTTGATCTGCCGAACCAGCGGCTCAATCTGATTGGCGCCGTCGAGGAGACTGAATTGGGTGTGGAGATGCAGGTGCACGAAGGATGAAGCCATGGCGAGCGATTCTATGGAGATGGGGAGGGGAAGTCAAACGTTGGAGGATGCGGTGTGGCTAAGAGGCACTTGACGGAGTCGACGAATCGTCTGAGAATGTGCCGCGCCAGGACATTTGTGTGAGTGTCGCGGGCTATGATCTACGCATGTGTTGCATCAAGAGCCAGCGGGGTGTCCGCAGTCCGCCGGACGGGATGTGAACCCATTCCAGGAGATGTTTAGGCCGATCCACATAAGGACCCGTGATAAGTGACCGAACGAGGAGGAAGCCATTGAGGAGAAAAGAGTTCTTAGTCTCTCGGCAGGAAAACACGCGGCGTGTTCTACGGACAGAAACTCGAAGATCTGCGACATATGTGGGTACAGCTAATTATTATTAGCCCGACCAGGGGGATCTGAGAGCCAGTCAGGACGAACTGGATGTTGAATGCGAATATTCCTGTCGTTCTCCTTCCGTGAGGAAGATCACGACCTGGTGAATGTCGTCGAGCGAATACTCGCCAGTCACGGTGCGCGCATCGTATCCGGCCAAACCCTTGCGGGTGAAAACATCTCAGAAGCGATTAAGCGGTGCTTACAGGAAACAGATGCTCTTGTTGCACTGTTTACGAGGCGCGACCTGCTCGCAGACGGCACCTGGACCACCCACGCCTGGGTCCGTGATGAATATGTCTATGTCAGGAGCATCAACAAACCGGCCTTGGCTCTAGTGGAAGATGGCGTTGAGGGCGGCGGAGCTACTGAAGGGACAGAATTCATTACCTTAGACCGGAAAGCGCCTCTTCCCACGCTTCTAGCACTGTCTGAAGTTCTCGGACGCTGGAGGGGAGAATTTAGCCCACGACATCAAGACGTTACGCCACCAGCACGCGAACGACTCCGTTCTAGTCAGAGACAGACTAGCAAGACGGCTAAGCGGAAAGCCGGGCTGCAAAGTGCAAAGCGCGAGCAAGCGCCAAGGATCTTTGTAAACTATCGCCGCGAGAATGCTCAGGGGCGCGGCGGTCGACTTGCGGACAACCTGAGACTTTTTCTTGGCGACCGGAATGTATTCTTCGACCAAGACGACATTCCCCCGGGGGTCGACTTTGTCGCGGAGAGTTTGCGTGCTGTTGCCGACTCCTGCCTCCTCCTTGCAGTGATCGGCAAGGACTGGGCTTTCGCTAAGGATGATTTCGGCAGTCACCGTCTAACGAACCCTGCAGACTT is part of the Nitrospira sp. genome and encodes:
- a CDS encoding toll/interleukin-1 receptor domain-containing protein produces the protein MRIFLSFSFREEDHDLVNVVERILASHGARIVSGQTLAGENISEAIKRCLQETDALVALFTRRDLLADGTWTTHAWVRDEYVYVRSINKPALALVEDGVEGGGATEGTEFITLDRKAPLPTLLALSEVLGRWRGEFSPRHQDVTPPARERLRSSQRQTSKTAKRKAGLQSAKREQAPRIFVNYRRENAQGRGGRLADNLRLFLGDRNVFFDQDDIPPGVDFVAESLRAVADSCLLLAVIGKDWAFAKDDFGSHRLTNPADLVRRELETAIEHNLPIIPVLIDGAAMPREDQLPTELQGVARRNAMEIRDTRWTYDIRYVAEKLAEQLGVEPRFKREG